Below is a genomic region from Paludicola sp. MB14-C6.
ACAAATCCGCCTTGTGCGCCAGTTAAGTAAAACTTATCCCCAGCTTTTGTCAACTCAAAGTTACCACAGCGGGAATATTGAATGCCATTTGCTGTTTCTAATGCAAAAAAGCCATTATCAGATGGAATCGCATAATCTAACAGTCTTCCTGTATTTTGGTAAGCTCCTTGTTGGTGCAAAACATCTGTTTTTAAAAGCTTTGTGCCATGACCTACCTTTAAATTGCTATCTCCTTGTGCCTGACGAAGATTGGTATAAACCAAATCAGCAAAAGTTGTTTTGGAAGTTTTATAGCCGGATGTAGAAACGTTTGCAATATTGTTTGCAACAACATCAAGTCCTGTTTGCAATTGAACAGCTCCTGTTGAAGCAGTATAGAATGCAGTAATCATAAATAACTTCCTCTCTATTAGTTAATACGTCCGATTTGAGTAACGGCACTTCCCAATGTTGAATCATACATTTTAATTGCTTGAGAAACACTTTGTAAAACACGTTGTGTAGCAATAGAGCTTGATAACTCTTCCCCAATATTTACGTTGGAGCCTTCTACTGATTTCCACATAATGGATGGATTTTGAACTTTTGTTGCATTAGCTCCTGAAAAAAGCCCTGTTCCAACCGTTAACAAATTTTTATAATCCGCAAAATCATAAAGTGCAAGCTTTCCGATTGCAGTTCCTTTTTCATTGTATATATTTCCACGTTCATCAGCTGTAACTTGATCCGTGCCCAACCGAATCGGTCCGTTTTCACCTAATACTCTGCCAACACCTTGCAATATTAAATAGCCCTCATTGTCGACATTAAAGCTTCCTGAGCGAGTATAAACAGTATTGCCGGCTTGATTTTGAACTGCAAAAAAGCCTTGTCCTGTTATCGAAAAATCTAATGTACGGTCAGTTTGTTCGACTGTTCCTTGTGAATGAACGGTTGCCGAAATATCCGCAGTACGAAACATTGAAGTTTTTCCGATAGGCGTTGTATTTCCATCAATTCGATTGATGATTAACTCATCAAAAGTTTTTGTTAATATCTTGCTTTTTTTAAATCCGGGCGTTTTTACATTTGCAATATTATTGCTGATTGCAGATAACATTCTATTTTGTGTCATCATACTGGAGCTCAAATTATAAAAACCTCGTGTCATAAAACAACCTCCATTTCTTTTTAGCTAAAAGCTAGTTCGTAATATACTGTTCAATAACCGCTTTTAGCTTTTTTAATGCGTTTGAATGAATTTGAGATACACGGGAATCACTGATATTTAGAATATTTGCAATATCTTTAATCTTTAGTTGCTCTTTATAGTGTAATGCAATAACTAACTTCTCATTTTCTTTTAATGATTCTATTGCATTCGCAACGGTTGTTGCTAATTCTTGATTGGCTAATCGTTGTTCAGGACTATCCGAATGAGAGGTAAAAAGTTCAGCAAGTGTATTTTCTGCATTACTTTCATAAACTACTTGCTCAAAAGAATACACATTTAAAGAATACACTTCAAGCTGCAGCTTACCCAACTCATTAACAGTCATATTCAAATGATCTGCAAGTTCCTGTTGAGAGGGATGATGCTCAAGCTTGTTGCATAAATCGGATTCTGCTTCCGCAAGCACTTTCGCCATTCTTTTCACTCTTCGAGGAAAGCAGTCTTGTCTTCGAATAAAGTCAATCATGGCTCCTTTTATTTTTATGGAAGCAAATGTTTCAAATTTAACATTTTTCGATAAATCAAATTTTTCTATTGCATCTAATAAAGCAATAATGCCTTCATTGATTAAATCATCTAAGAAGTTTACATATTGGTAACTTCCCGTAGTTCTTAATGCAATTTGACGAACCAAAGGGCTATATAGAGTGATTAACGTATTACGGATATCTACGCTCTGCGTATCCTCGTATTTTTTCCATAAGTCATAATGTTGAATTGGTAAAGTTTCAGCCTTTAGCGCTTGCATCCATATCACCCCTTCTTATGTTTGTTAGTATTAGTCAAGTGTAACGTTTGCAAGAGCTTGTATTTGAACATTGATATCAATTTCGTTAAATGATAGAATAACTGCATCTTGATAGAATTGCTCAAGCATTCTGCTAAAATAAATTCTTACAACCGGTGAAGTTAATATAATTGGAACTTGGATGACTTCTTTGACTTTTGCGATACAATCCAACAAATTTGATACAATTTTTTGAATGATTTGTGGATCTAAAGCCAGATAGGTTCCTTGATCATTTTTATTGATTGCGTTTAGGATTACTTTTTCCACTTCACTATCTAATGTAATAACACGAATTTGACCGCCGTCGGACCATTTTCTTGTAATGGTACGTTTCAATGCTTGGCGAACATATTCCGTTAACAACTCAGTATCTCGTATCGATGGTGCATAATCCGATAATGTTTCTAATATCGTCTCTATATCTCTTATTGGAACACCTTCTTTTAATAAGTTAGCAAGTATCTTTTGTAATCCGCTAAATGAAATAATATTTGGTACGACATCATCCACGAGTGTTGTATTGTATTTACGAACAGTATCCAATAGCTGATTTACATCCTGACGAGATAATAACTCATGTGCATGGCGTTTTACGACCTCGGACAAATGTGTGATTACAACCGATAGCGGATCAATAACCGTATAACCGTATATTTCGGCAAGCTCTTTTTTATCTTGAGTAATCCATTTACTTGGAATACCATAAGCCGGCTCAATCGTATCAATACCATCAATTGTACCCGATACTCCACCCGGATCTAAAGCTAAATAATAATCAACTAAAATTTCGCCTTTTGCGATTTCTTCGCCTTTTATTTTAATAATATATTGATTTGGATTCAAAAATCCATTATCTCGGAGTCGAACTTCCGGAACAACTGCGCCCATTTCCAATGCAAATTGTCTGCGGAACATAACCAAACGTTCAATAAAGCTCGAACCGCTTCTTTCATCAATCAATGGCAATAAGCTATATCCGAACTCCATTTCAATCGAATCAATTTGGAGTAGATTATATACATTATCAATATTGCGATAATATTCGCCCTCATCTACTGCATTTTCAACAGGTGCAGCCGTAGATTCCATTGCGAAAGCCCTAGCTTTTTCTTGCTTTTGAGTTTGTATGAGTTTATACCCCATAAAGGCTAAAAGCGCACCAAACGGAATAAAGATATACCAAGGCATACCCGGTATTAAGCCAAGAACCGCAATAGCAATACCTGAAATAATCAAAGAAATCGGCTGTGCCATAAACTGTCTGGTAATGTCTGTACTCAAATGTTCTTGAGATGCTGCACGAGTTACAATCATACCCGTTGCAGTAGAAATCAATAAGGCAGGTATTTGGGCAACCAATCCGTCACCAACCGTTGCAATAGAGTAAATATGTAATACGTCAGTAAAAGAAGCCCCACCTTGTACCATACCGATAATCGTACCACCAATAAAGTTAATAAAAGTAATGATGATTGACATAATCGCATCACCTTTAACAAACTTCGTAGCACCATCCATAGAGCCAAAAAATTCGGCTTCTCGCTGGATATTTTCACGTCTGATTTTCGCTTGCTGTTCATCAATTAAACCAGAACTTAAGTCAGCATCAATTGCCATCTGTTTACCCGGCATTGCATCTAATGTAAAACGTGCAGATACCTCTGCAACACGCTCAGCACCTTTTGTAATTACAATAAATTGTACTAATACGATAATTAAGAATACAATAAATCCAACTACGATATTCCCAGATAAAACGAAGCTACCAAACGTTTTAATTACTTGTCCTGCTTCACCTTGTTTGGTTAAGATTAAACGAGTTGAAGAAATATTTAATCCAAGCCTGAACAATGTTGTAATCAGCAAGATGGAAGGAAACACTGAAAATTCAAGCGTTTCTTTTATGTACATGGTAATTAACAAAATCATCAAAGACAGCGTAATGTTGATTACATACATAACATCCAACATAAACGCCGGCAAAGGAACAATAATCAGAAATACAATCAAAACGACTGCAACGGCTATCAAGTTATTTAATATTTTCTTCATCGTTTCAACTCTTTCTGTTTTAGTGTATATACCCAAGCCATGATTTCCGCAATAACAGCATAAAACTCTGCCGGAATCGGCATATTAGGTTCAACTGTAGCATAAAGAGCACGTGCTAATGGTTTATTTTCTGTCATCGGAATTTGATGTACTTGAGCAATTTCTATTATTTTAAGTGCAACATAATCTTGTCCTTTTGCGACAACCATTGGTGCTGCATCTTTCTCTAAATCATATTTTAATGCGATTGCGAAATGGGTTGGGTTACGAATGATAACATCTGCAGTAGGGACTGCTTGCATCATTCTAGACATTGATATTTTTCTTTGTTTTTCTTTAATTTTACCCTTAACTTGAGGGTCACCTTCCATATGTTTATATTCTTCTTTTAATTCTTGCTTTGACATCTTCATGTTCTTTTCATAGTTCCACCATTGATAGAGATAATCAAATAATGCAATAACACCAAATACCAAAGATATTTTTAAGACAAGATTCATAATTGCATCAAAAATAAAAAGTATGGATTCGTTTAATGATACCGCCATTAATTTCGTTATGTCTTTGGTAATGCCTTTAAAACCGGAATACAAAACATAGGATATAATTACTACTTTTATAATTGATTTAATCAGCTCCACAGCTGAATTAAGTGAAAACATCTTTTTTATACCCTTTAACGGGCTAAGATTGGAAAACTTAGGCTTTATGGATTGAAAGGAAATAATGAATTTCGTTTGTGCACCCGATCCAATGATACCAACAATCATTGCTATTAACGCAATTGGTGCAAGAATCGAAAAAAAAGCAGTCATACATTCCAATAAAATATCCATTACGTTATTAACATCAAGCGAAATAACTGTTTTAATATAGGAAATATATTTTAATAATAAGTTTCTGATTGTATTATAGATAAACGGAAACAGAAGCTTAATTCCATAGAAGATACATATAATTGAGACTACTGTTGTTATATCTTTACTTTGAAAAACATTACCCTTTTTTCGTTCGTCTTTTCTCTTCTTGGGGGTGGCTTTTTCGGTTTTAGAGTCCCCTGGCAAATATATCCCCCCTAGGTTCAAGTAACGCTTGATACAAATTTAGCTTATGAGGCTTGTTTCATTTTCAAAACCAAAAAGGCTGATACCAAGTTGTTTCTTTAGGTCATAACACCCAACAATTGATTTATATTATCAAACATTAATGTCAGTAATCGTTCAAAAAACGATGCGAATGGTGGTATTAACACAAATAACATTACAAAACCAATTAAGATTTTTAATTGTAGATTTACTACAAATACGTTAATCTGTGGCACTGCTTTCATAATCAATCCCACGCCAATTTCTGTGACAAGCTCTGCTGCAAGTAGGGGCATTGACATTTTTACAGCATATATCAAAATATTTGAGAGCAACAAGGCTAAATTTTCAAACACCTGCGGCGAAATTGTAAGCTCATTATATGGCAATGCTTGTCCTGCATGAACAAACACCTGCATTAGCGTTAGGTGGGAGTTCGATAAAAAGAAAACCATCATCATGAGTACATTCAACAAGGATGCAGATACTGGCATAGAAACGTTGCTTGCTGGATCATATATTTGCGACATGGATAATCCTATTTGAATATCCATAAACTCTCCAGCTACTATTAGTACAGATAAGAACAGGTTAATTATAAAACCAATTGCAAATCCAACTGCCAGCTCTTTGACCATATAAATGGAAAGCATAAGTGCTGAAGTGATTTCGGTTGTTGTTCCCTCGGGGAGTAAGCCATACACAAACAAAGAAAGTAATACCGTTAATCCGATTTTAATTGTCATTGGAATATTTCTTCGACCAAATATCGGATTAAACATGATACATCCTGTCATTCGCATACATACCAATAATAGCAGGGTAAAATCATAATCTAGTTGCATTGTCCACCCCAATCCATAAGGTAAATTAACATATATACTGATTTGCGTTTAAAACAACCATATTCGTTTTTTAAAAAATGGTTTAAATATCATTTTGCAATTCTATATCAGCTTTAATGCTGAATCAAATATGTAAACCGTAAAGTCCATCATGGTTTCAATCATCCATGGGCCAAGCAAAATCAGTATTAAAGCAATTGCTAATAATTTTGGAACGAAAGTCAAGGTTTGCTCGTGAATTTGCGTTGCAGCTTGAAAAATAGAAATTACAAGACCAATTAAGATACTGATAACCAAAATTGGAGCCGCAACCTTAATTGCTACTAACATTGCTTGTTGAAGTACACTCATAACTTCATTTGTTGACATATTGGAAGCCTCTTTCTTTTTTAGTTAAAGCTTAACGCCAGTGTTTTAATGAGTAAACTCCATCCATCAACCAAAACAAAAAGTAATAGTTTAAATGGAAGCGATATCATAACCGGTGGTAACATAATCATACCCATCGACATTAACGTACTTGATACAATCATATCAATAATCAAAAATGGAATGAAGATTAAAAATCCGATCATAAAGGCTCGCTTTAACTCGCTGATAATAAAAGCAGGGGTTACAACTGTCATCGGAAGCTTTTGCAACAATTCCTCATTACTTAATTTATCAACATTATTATCTTTCACAATTTCAGTTTTTGAAAGTTTCACAAACAAATTGATTTCCTCTTTTTTTGTTTGCTTTAACATAAATTTCTTGAGAGGAACTTGGGCCTTTTCCAAAAACTGTTCTTGGGTTATTTGCTCTTTTTGATATGGCTCATAGGCAGTTTTGTTAATCTCGGTTATAACCGGCGACATAATAAATAAAGAAAGAAACAACGCAATTCCTATCAACACCTGATTAGGAGGTGTTTGTTGAAGGCCAAGCGCATTCCGCAAAAAAGATAAGACAATGATAATTCGTGTAAACGAACTCATCATAATCAATATCGTTGGAATGAGTGCAATTAATGTTAACATAATCACAATTTCAACAGTTTGCATATTGTTTCCGTCTAAATTGACATTCAACTTTCCTTCTGCATAACATGCAACCGGAAATACAACAGAGCTCAATAATACTGTTGCAAAAGAGATTAAGAACTTTTTTAATTTCTTCATTTGGTTACCGCCATTTCTAAGCTTGCGTATTAAACTGGTTTGAGTCGTTGTTTTTAGACTTATGTATTGTCGTTTTTAAAGCTGACTGAAACATATCTGCAAAATTTGCTTTTGGTGGAGCTTCTTCATTTTCAAAATAACTTTCATCCAATTTCAAAAGGATTTTAATATTTTGATTTGAAACGCCAATTACAAAATAATTTCCGCAAATATTACATAAAGCGATACATTTATCCTGTCCGAATGCAACTCGTTCAATGACCTTAATTTTATTTCCGGACATTGTACGATTCATTTTCTTTGCAACGAACTTGCTCAACACATAGCATCCATAAAGACAAGCTGCAATTGCAATAATATAAATAATTAACTCTGGAAAAAAGTTTGTTTTCATTTTATTGACCTAAAACCGTAGAAACTGTTTTCATGATTCTGTCTGCTTTAAATGGTTTTACAATAAAATCTTGTGCACCTAATTTCAATGCATCAAGTACCATATTCTCTTGTCCCATAGCAGAACACATAACAACAGTTGCATTTGGATCAGCAGCCTTGATTGCTTGCAATGCTTGTAAACCATCCATAACAGGCATTGTGATATCCATGATTACTAAATCAGGATGATGCTCTTCATATGCAGCTACTGCTTCTTGGCCATTTGCTGCTTCAACAATATCTTCAAATCCATTTTTCTTTAATGTGTCTTTAATCATCATTCTCATAAATGCAGCATCATCGACAAGCATAATTTTCTTATTCATATTTCTTTCCCCTTTTCTTGCTTTCAGTGATTATAATAATTTAAGAATCTCACTATTGCTTGATACTTCTGTAATTCTCACGCCATAGTAATCATCTACAACAACGACATCGCCTTTGGCAATCGCTTGACCGTTCACAAAAACGTCTACTTGTGTTCCTGCTTGTTTATTCAGTTCAATGATTGTTCCTGTAGTAAATTCAAGTATTTCCTTGATTTTCTTTTTCGTTCTACCGATTTCTACTGTAATTTGAAGCGGAATAGACATAATCATATTTAAGTTATTCGATTCATTATCTGTTAATGCAGTATCCTCATCGAACATCTCGTAAGATGGCGGCTGCATATTTACATCCACATACTGCTCTACCACTCTTGGCTTTTGCTGTACTGGGCGAGGCTGCGGCTTTGGCTGTTGAGGCGCCGGCTGTTGTGTATATGTAGGTTGTTGCGGTGTACTTACCGGTGGTGCTATTGGCTGTGGTTGAGGCTTTGGCTGTGGAATTGGTTCGGTAGGACCTGATAAATCAGGTTCTTCCATATTAAATAAAGATAATAATTCTTTTGCCAAATCAACTGTCAATACGCTGATAAATTCACTGTTAACCATGTTTTCAATCATTAAATTAAAGCTAACGGTTATCAATTCATCATTATCTTTATAATATTTACGTTTAAACTCATCCGCATTTTCAATTGGAAACGTTGTTGGAGTAGAAATATTAACTGTGCGATTTAAAAACTGAGATAGTGCAGTTGATGCCGCACCCATCATCTGATTCATGACCTCGCAAATTGCGCTGATACTCATTTCGTCCATAACGAATTCTTGATCCGAATAATCCGTTCCAAGAAGTAATCCAACTATTGCTTGAACATCTGTTTCTTTTAAAATCATAATATTTGTTCCGGAAAGTCCGGATATATAATTGATTTCTACTGCAATAGCCGGTTCAAAAGCATCAAACTTAAACTCTGATGCTGTGCTGACCGAAACCTTCGGTGTAGTAATATTTACTCTGCGGTCCAACAATCCTGATACGGATGTTGCAGATGAACCAAGGCTAATATTTAATATTTCGCCGATTGCATCTATTTCCATTGGAGAAAATAGCTCTGTTTTTGTGTCCATTGTATCACCTTCCACTTTTATTTCTATTAATCAAGGACTTTGCCTATTTTAATCGCATATTTTTTCTTCTTAACGCCCATAACACCCATAAACCAAGGATGCTCATCCACGTTGACTTGAATTGTATTTCCTTGTACAGGTGTACCTAACGGAATAATATCCCCTACTTGTAAATTGAGTAAATCCTGGAGTTTAATTTCTGATTCACCCAATAATCCGGTAACTGTTAGTGGTGCTTCATTTAGGCTGTCCAGAATAAATTCTTTTCTTTGGTTTTCAATGAAGGTGTCACCTTTTTTCGACACTCTTACAAATTTATTTTCGAAAGATTTAAAAATGGTATTTAAAGATTCCGAAGGAATACAAATATTGATTTTTTCCTTTAATGATCGAATGGTAACTTCGATTATAATAATTACAATTGTTTCATCAGGAGCAATAGATTGAATCAATCTGGAATTGGTTTCAATCATATCATAATCTGCTGTTACATCAATATAATTGCTCCAAGCGTTTGTAAATATGGATGCTAATTTTTCAAATATGTATCGCATAATTGAGAGCTCAATATCTGTATAATCTTTATCAACATTATAACCTTCGCCGTTTCCACCTAATAATCGATCAATGATGCTATAAGATAACGGACGTGCCATTTCCATTATAATTTGTTTTTCATTGTCGTTTATTTTTCGATCTAAACTAAAAATACCCATTAAAACCGAATCATTCAATGCATTACTAAACTCATAATATTGTTGTTCTTCAAGGGTTACTAACTCAGCTTCGCAACTAATTCGTAAAATACTCGATAGTTGTAACGCCAAAAGTCTTGAAAAATTTTCAAATATACTGTCTAGAAGCTTAATTTGGTCTCTTGTTATTCGCTTCGGCGTTCGAAAGTCATATTCTTTATATTTCTTTTCTTTTGACTCCTGCTGCACTTCGTTAATATCTTTCCCGCCACTTTGCAGATTGCCAAGTAATTCGTCAATCTGTTTCTGGGACAATACTTCTGCCATAGTAACCACCATTTCTTTGCATCCAACAAAATGTTTACCTTGGATGCAATCTGTTTATTGATATCAATAGAAATTCTTTAAAGTTAATCCGCCTTTTTCTCCGTGCTGGATGGATTATTCAGCTGATTATATATTTCCTCTATTGCGGTTATCGCTTTTCCACTTTGCGTAATTCTTATTTCCACTCGACGATTTTTTCTTCGTGTTGCCTCTGTACCATCATGAGGTACAATTGGTCTATTTTGGCCAAAACCACTGGAAGCATATTTATCATTACTTAAAATGTTTTTATCAATTAAATATAATACAACATTTTTAGCTCTATCATTTGATAATGACCAGTCAAAATTAACAGTATTTGGCTGATCCACACGCTCTTGTGCAGTATGTCCATACACTGAAATTTCTTTTATTTCTTTCGGTATTCCGGCAAGAGCGCCCGATAAAACATCTAATATCACTTTACCATCCGAACGTAACACAGAACTATCGCCATCAAAGAAAATATTATTTTTAAACTGAATATAGGTAAATCCATCACCTTTAGAAAGCTGGACATCTCCTTCAAGCCCTTTACTTTCAACATATTGCTTTAAATAAAGATAAAGGTCATCAAAGCTTTCTACTTTATCAACTTTTTTGTCTTCAGTTCCCATTGTTGAATCTTTTCCTGATGGTGGAACTTTACCATTTCCTTTTTCATCGCCATTTGCCCCCGGATTGGCAACAACCAACTGTTCGGTTGTTTTAAATTGTCCTTTTAAAGCAGTAACAAGCATTTGCCATTTTTCTTGTTTAATAGATGACATAGAGAATAAAAGAACAAAAAAGGTTAGTAGAAGGGTTACCATATCACCATAGGTGTCCATCCAATATGCGCCTTCTTCAACGTCGTCTTTCTTTTTACGAGCCATGATAAACCTCCCTTACGATAGTCAATTGACTTTATCTTCTGCCTTTTTTCCCTGAATCTTCGCTGCTTCCTGCTTTCGAAACAAATTTATCACGTTGAGAATCTGCTAAATATGCACATAAACGTTCTTCAATATGTTTTGGGTTATCGCCTGCTTGAATTGCAAGAACGCCTTCTACAATGATTTCTCTGCATAGCATCTCTTCTGCATGACGAACACGAAGCTTATTTGCCATTGGTGTTAACAACATATTAGCAAGCATACTACCGTATAGCGTAGTAATCAATGCAACTGCCATACCACTTGTCAAATTTTTCGCTCCATTGGCTGAATCCATATCTAGCCCAGCCAACATGTTAATCAAACCGATTAACGTACCAATCATACCAAAAGCAGGAGCCAAGCTTGAGGCTTTTTCATAAATCTTAACACCGGATAAATGGCGGCTATCTAAACAATCTAGCTCATTTTCAAGCATTTGCTTTGCTTTGGCAGGGTCAATTGCATCGACAATCAGCATAATACTTTTCTTTAAAAATTCATCGTCTTGCTCGTTTACTTTATCCTCTAACGATAAAATACCTTTTCTTCGAGCGTCTTGCGCAAATTCAACAATGATTTTAATATATTTTTCGGGTTGAAATTTATTTTTTGTTGCAATAATTTTCAGATGCTTTGGTATATGTTTAAAGTATCCTATTGGAAAAGCCGTTATTGTCGCCGCAATTGTTCCACCAATTGTAATATAAAAGCTTGGCATATTTATAAAACGAATTATATTACTAGGTAAGAAGGCATTACCCTCAAACATAATTCCGTATACAATAAGTCCCAAGCCAGCTAATAAGCCTAATATACTTGTTAAATCCATAGAAACCGCCATTTCTCCGCGTCTAAATGATAATACAAAAGATGTCTGAATTTTATTTACGCGGCAAATAAAATCCG
It encodes:
- a CDS encoding flagellar hook-basal body protein; amino-acid sequence: MITAFYTASTGAVQLQTGLDVVANNIANVSTSGYKTSKTTFADLVYTNLRQAQGDSNLKVGHGTKLLKTDVLHQQGAYQNTGRLLDYAIPSDNGFFALETANGIQYSRCGNFELTKAGDKFYLTGAQGGFVLNSKGQRIEVKNEEDNHDIGVYTFANNGGLEIEGGLFFKPTAASGAAQQNKDIVPTRGCLENSNVDLTQSMVDMIEVQRAFQLNTRIVQISDEIMQTVNALR
- a CDS encoding flagellar hook-basal body protein gives rise to the protein MTRGFYNLSSSMMTQNRMLSAISNNIANVKTPGFKKSKILTKTFDELIINRIDGNTTPIGKTSMFRTADISATVHSQGTVEQTDRTLDFSITGQGFFAVQNQAGNTVYTRSGSFNVDNEGYLILQGVGRVLGENGPIRLGTDQVTADERGNIYNEKGTAIGKLALYDFADYKNLLTVGTGLFSGANATKVQNPSIMWKSVEGSNVNIGEELSSSIATQRVLQSVSQAIKMYDSTLGSAVTQIGRIN
- a CDS encoding sigma-70 family RNA polymerase sigma factor; the encoded protein is MQALKAETLPIQHYDLWKKYEDTQSVDIRNTLITLYSPLVRQIALRTTGSYQYVNFLDDLINEGIIALLDAIEKFDLSKNVKFETFASIKIKGAMIDFIRRQDCFPRRVKRMAKVLAEAESDLCNKLEHHPSQQELADHLNMTVNELGKLQLEVYSLNVYSFEQVVYESNAENTLAELFTSHSDSPEQRLANQELATTVANAIESLKENEKLVIALHYKEQLKIKDIANILNISDSRVSQIHSNALKKLKAVIEQYITN
- the flhA gene encoding flagellar biosynthesis protein FlhA → MKKILNNLIAVAVVLIVFLIIVPLPAFMLDVMYVINITLSLMILLITMYIKETLEFSVFPSILLITTLFRLGLNISSTRLILTKQGEAGQVIKTFGSFVLSGNIVVGFIVFLIIVLVQFIVITKGAERVAEVSARFTLDAMPGKQMAIDADLSSGLIDEQQAKIRRENIQREAEFFGSMDGATKFVKGDAIMSIIITFINFIGGTIIGMVQGGASFTDVLHIYSIATVGDGLVAQIPALLISTATGMIVTRAASQEHLSTDITRQFMAQPISLIISGIAIAVLGLIPGMPWYIFIPFGALLAFMGYKLIQTQKQEKARAFAMESTAAPVENAVDEGEYYRNIDNVYNLLQIDSIEMEFGYSLLPLIDERSGSSFIERLVMFRRQFALEMGAVVPEVRLRDNGFLNPNQYIIKIKGEEIAKGEILVDYYLALDPGGVSGTIDGIDTIEPAYGIPSKWITQDKKELAEIYGYTVIDPLSVVITHLSEVVKRHAHELLSRQDVNQLLDTVRKYNTTLVDDVVPNIISFSGLQKILANLLKEGVPIRDIETILETLSDYAPSIRDTELLTEYVRQALKRTITRKWSDGGQIRVITLDSEVEKVILNAINKNDQGTYLALDPQIIQKIVSNLLDCIAKVKEVIQVPIILTSPVVRIYFSRMLEQFYQDAVILSFNEIDINVQIQALANVTLD
- the flhB gene encoding flagellar biosynthesis protein FlhB, translating into MPGDSKTEKATPKKRKDERKKGNVFQSKDITTVVSIICIFYGIKLLFPFIYNTIRNLLLKYISYIKTVISLDVNNVMDILLECMTAFFSILAPIALIAMIVGIIGSGAQTKFIISFQSIKPKFSNLSPLKGIKKMFSLNSAVELIKSIIKVVIISYVLYSGFKGITKDITKLMAVSLNESILFIFDAIMNLVLKISLVFGVIALFDYLYQWWNYEKNMKMSKQELKEEYKHMEGDPQVKGKIKEKQRKISMSRMMQAVPTADVIIRNPTHFAIALKYDLEKDAAPMVVAKGQDYVALKIIEIAQVHQIPMTENKPLARALYATVEPNMPIPAEFYAVIAEIMAWVYTLKQKELKR
- the fliR gene encoding flagellar biosynthetic protein FliR: MQLDYDFTLLLLVCMRMTGCIMFNPIFGRRNIPMTIKIGLTVLLSLFVYGLLPEGTTTEITSALMLSIYMVKELAVGFAIGFIINLFLSVLIVAGEFMDIQIGLSMSQIYDPASNVSMPVSASLLNVLMMMVFFLSNSHLTLMQVFVHAGQALPYNELTISPQVFENLALLLSNILIYAVKMSMPLLAAELVTEIGVGLIMKAVPQINVFVVNLQLKILIGFVMLFVLIPPFASFFERLLTLMFDNINQLLGVMT
- the fliQ gene encoding flagellar biosynthesis protein FliQ translates to MSTNEVMSVLQQAMLVAIKVAAPILVISILIGLVISIFQAATQIHEQTLTFVPKLLAIALILILLGPWMIETMMDFTVYIFDSALKLI
- the fliP gene encoding flagellar type III secretion system pore protein FliP (The bacterial flagellar biogenesis protein FliP forms a type III secretion system (T3SS)-type pore required for flagellar assembly.), producing MKKLKKFLISFATVLLSSVVFPVACYAEGKLNVNLDGNNMQTVEIVIMLTLIALIPTILIMMSSFTRIIIVLSFLRNALGLQQTPPNQVLIGIALFLSLFIMSPVITEINKTAYEPYQKEQITQEQFLEKAQVPLKKFMLKQTKKEEINLFVKLSKTEIVKDNNVDKLSNEELLQKLPMTVVTPAFIISELKRAFMIGFLIFIPFLIIDMIVSSTLMSMGMIMLPPVMISLPFKLLLFVLVDGWSLLIKTLALSFN
- a CDS encoding flagellar biosynthetic protein FliO, translating into MKTNFFPELIIYIIAIAACLYGCYVLSKFVAKKMNRTMSGNKIKVIERVAFGQDKCIALCNICGNYFVIGVSNQNIKILLKLDESYFENEEAPPKANFADMFQSALKTTIHKSKNNDSNQFNTQA
- a CDS encoding response regulator; this encodes MNKKIMLVDDAAFMRMMIKDTLKKNGFEDIVEAANGQEAVAAYEEHHPDLVIMDITMPVMDGLQALQAIKAADPNATVVMCSAMGQENMVLDALKLGAQDFIVKPFKADRIMKTVSTVLGQ
- the fliY gene encoding flagellar motor switch phosphatase FliY; this translates as MDTKTELFSPMEIDAIGEILNISLGSSATSVSGLLDRRVNITTPKVSVSTASEFKFDAFEPAIAVEINYISGLSGTNIMILKETDVQAIVGLLLGTDYSDQEFVMDEMSISAICEVMNQMMGAASTALSQFLNRTVNISTPTTFPIENADEFKRKYYKDNDELITVSFNLMIENMVNSEFISVLTVDLAKELLSLFNMEEPDLSGPTEPIPQPKPQPQPIAPPVSTPQQPTYTQQPAPQQPKPQPRPVQQKPRVVEQYVDVNMQPPSYEMFDEDTALTDNESNNLNMIMSIPLQITVEIGRTKKKIKEILEFTTGTIIELNKQAGTQVDVFVNGQAIAKGDVVVVDDYYGVRITEVSSNSEILKLL